The nucleotide window ATATTCTTTATTAAATGCGTAATAACCGTTGTTACGAAGTAATGATGAGATACGTTGTCGTTCTTTTTCAAGAACATTACGGTCGAAAAGAATTCCTTTTTTCAGTAAAAAAGAGGAGGTGTCGGCCATAACTATATCCCGTATGTTTTGGTCGGGAATATTATAACTGATCTCGTCGATATAATATGGTTTATTGGCAGTTACGATATATTTTACTTTCATTTTTTTCTTTTTCGACACGGTATCAACCGTTACTACCGCATTTTCGTATCCCCGGTTGCTCAGCGCCTTTTTTATTTCCTTTTGCGATCTTATCGTAAGGATGCTGTCATAAATTACAGGAGGTGTTCCCATTTTTCTCATGAGCCGGTTTATCCATCGCGTAGTATCTTTTCCCGATAGATTATAAAAGAAGAGAGGTAGCCCGAATATGCCGAATGTTTTGTGATTGGGTTCCTGCCTGATGTACGGTTTCAGTTCAGAAGGTTTTATGTTTTTGTTATCGGTCGTAATGCTTACGTTATTGAGAAGATATTCTCCTTGACCTACATGCCGCGTTGTACTGCATGAAGAGACCAGATAGATTAAAATGAGAAAAATAGAAAAGTATGTTATCCTCTTTGAATTCATATAGGGTAAACGATTGCCGTAGAAAGGCTATTAATCTTCCTAACGTGCAAACGTACTTAAATAATGGTTTATATACAAACTGTTACCCGAAAAACAAAATGTCTTTTTTCATTTTTTATAATCCCCCGGAAAGATTTCTTTTTAGATAATTCTTTCTGAAATTTATTGCGGGAGTCTAACGTTTTGTAGTGTGTGATATATTCGATTTTTTTTGCTTTTATTTTTTATAAATTGATATTAAAAACAATGACAAACTGATACTTTTTTATTAAAACCCGAATTTTTTCCTTGGATTATTTGCATAATAGAACGAAACCCTATACATTTGCATTGTGATTCTAACCAAAAGAATGATGATTAGTCTTACTACATTACATCTCATTAACCTTATCGGTTCGATTCTACTCGGTGTCGTCGTGCATAGAGGGAGATGAGAAAGGTATGTAGTTGCTTTATGTAGAACATAAAAGTAATAAAGTGATAAGGCCTTTCTGAAAAGAGAGGCTTTTTTATTATATGAAGGATAAAATGATATGAAACATCAGTTACGAAGCGATCTTAGCACTCAAGGACGAAGGATGGCCGGGGCAAGAGCCTTATGGCGGGCTAACGGAATGACCGAAGAACAAATGGGCAAACCCGTTATCGCTATTGTCAATTCTTTTACTCAATTTGTTCCCGGACATGTACATTTACATGAGATCGGCCAAAAAGTAAAGGCAGAAATAGAAAAGATGGGGTGTTTTGCAGCTGAATTTAATACAATAGCTATCGACGACGGTATTGCTATGGGACATGACGGCATGCTGTATTCGCTACCTTCAAGAGATCTTATTGCAGATAGTGTGGAATATATGGTAAATGCCCATAAAGCCGATGCAATGGTGTGCATTAGTAACTGTGATAAAATTACTCCCGGAATGCTTATGGCTGCAATGAGGTTGAATATACCGGCTATTTTTGTTTCGGGAGGGCCTATGGAAGCCGGCCATGCCGGAGGCCGGGCGCTCGATCTTATCGATGCGATGATCGAGTCGGCCGATGAGTCGGTAAGAGATGAGCAGGTACAGATAGTAGAGCGTTCGGCCTGTCCTACCTGCGGTTCTTGTTCCGGGATGTTTACCGCCAATTCGATGAATAGTTTGAATGAAGCGATAGGAATGGCCTTGCCCGGTAACGGTACAATTGTGGCGACTCATTATAATCGTGAGCAATTATTTGTAAAGGCGGCGAGAACTATAGTCGAAAACGCTTATAAATACTATCGCGATGGAGACGAATCGGTATTACCCCGTAGTATTGCGACTCGTAGCGCTTTTCTTAATGCAATGACACTTGATATCGCGATGGGAGGATCTACAAATACTGTTCTTCATTTATTGGCAATAGCACATGAGGCTGGCGTTGATTTTTCGATGGACGACATTGACAAGTTGTCTCGTAAATCGCCGGTTTTGTGTAAAGTGGCTCCTAATTCTCATTATCACATACAGGATGTTAACCGAGCCGGAGGTATTCTTTCGATTATGAGTATACTTGCGAAACAAGGATTATTGGATACGTCGGTATCGAGAGTCGACGGCATGACTTTAGCAGAGGCGATCGACCGCTATGCAATCGACGGGAAAAAATATTCTAAAGAGGCTGAGGAACTTTGGAGGAGTGCTCCGGCTAACCGGTTTAATTTGAAAATGGCATCGCAGAACAATACTTATTCTGAATTGGACACAGACCGGGTATCGGGTTGTATTCGTAATTTCGAACACGCTTATGTAAAAGACGGAGGATTGGCTGTTCTGCGCGGGAATATCGCACAGGACGGTTGTGTCGTAAAAACGGCAGGTGTAGACGATAGTATCTTCCATTTTTCAGGTAAAGCCCGGGTATTTGAATCTCAGGAAGCTGCCTGTGAAGGAATTTTGTCCGGAAAAGTTTCGGCGGGGGATGTGGTCGTAATTATTTACGAAGGCCCTAAAGGGGGGCCGGGTATGCAGGAGATGTTATATCCGACTTCTTATATAAAATCGAAACATTTAGGAAAAGAATGCGCCTTGATTACCGATGGTCGTTTTTCAGGAGGAACATCCGGCCTTTCTATCGGACATATTTCACCGGAAGCTGCTGCAGGAGGAAATATCGGACTTGTGCGGGATGGAGATATTATCGAGATAAATATTCCCGAACGGACCATCGATGTTAAGGTAAGCGATATTGAACTCGAATGTCGCCGAAAAGAGGAACAGGCGAGAGGCGATAAGGCTTTTACACCGCATTCACGCGACCGTTATGTGTCGAAAGCATTGCGGGCTTACGCAGCTATGGTAAGTTCTGCCGATAAAGGGGGAGTCCGTATGATATGATTGTATTGACGACCGGTTTCACTGGTATAATAATTAAAAAGAAATATAGGATGGCCGGTTTCATATAAAACCGCTTATTCGTATTATAATATAAAATATGGCTACAGAAAAAATAAATGGCTCAGAGGCACTGATCCGTTCGCTGATGGAAGAAGGGGTAGATACAATCTATGGATATCCTGGTGGTGCAATCATGCCGGTATTTGATTGCCTGTATGATTATAGAGATAAATTAAAACATATATTGGTACGTCACGAACAAGGGGCTACTCATGCCGCACAGGGTTATGCCCGGGTATCGGGAAAAACGGGAGTTGTACTCGTTACTTCGGGACCGGCTGCTACCAATATTATTACGGGAGTTACCGATGCGATGATTGACAGTACTCCTTTGGTAGTAATAACAGGACAGGTAGTTTCTTCGCTTTTGGGTACCGATGCGTTTCAGGAAACCGATGTCGTGGGAATTACCCAGCCAGTCACGAAATGGAGTTATCAAATACGTTACCCCGAAGATATAGCATGGGCAGTTGCCCGGGCTTTTTATATTGCCCGTACCGGAAGGCCAGGGCCGGTCGTTCTCGACTTGGCAAAAGATGCACAGGTGGGAATGATCGATTTCAGTTACGAACCGTGTAATTTTATTCGCAGCTATACTCCTTTCCCGAAATTAAATGAAGAGGAAATAAATCGTGCGGCGGCTCTTATCGATGAGGCTAAAAGACCTTTTGCTCTTGTTGGTCAGGGAGTTATTTTAGGAAATGCCGAAAAGGAACTTCTTGCTTTCATTGAAAAAGCAGGTATCCCTGTGGGTTCTACCTTATTGGGGCTTTCGGCTATAGCGACTTCTCATCCCTTGAATAAAGGAATGCTCGGTATGCATGGGAATGTAGGGCCGAATATTAAGACCAATGAGTGTGATGTTCTTATTGCGATTGGTATGCGTTTCGACGATCGGGTGACAGGTGACCTGAATACTTATGCCAAGCAAGCGAAAGTAATACATTTCGATATCGATCCTTCTGAATTCGATAAAAATGTAAAGGCCGACGTAGCTGTTTTGGGAAATGCTAAAGAAACTTTGGCGGCTGTAACGGAGAAAATTAGGAAAAACGAACATCTCGAGTGGGTGCGGAGTTTCGAAAAATGTGAGAAGGTAGAATTTGATAAAGTTATCAGCAAGGAAGCTTTTCCGACAGAAGGTCCTCTTGCCATGGGTGAGGTTGTACGTAAAGTGTCCAAGGCGACCGGCAATGAAGCCGTATTGGTAACCGATGTGGGTCAGAACCAGATGTTGGGAGCTCGTTATTTTAAATATTCACGTACTCGAAGTGTTGTGACATCAGGCGGTTTAGGAACAATGGGATTCGGTCTTCCTGCAGCTATCGGGGCGAAGATCGGGGCTCCGGATCGTACGGTTTGTCTTTTCTCCGGTGACGGGGGAATACAGATGACAATTGAAGAATTGGGTACTATTATGCAGTATAATATAGATGTAAAGATTATTATTCTGAATAATAATTTCCTTGGAATGGTACGGCAGTGGCAACAATTATTCTTTGACGAGCGTTATTCGGAAACGCCTATGCTCAATCCCGATTTTGTGGCATTGGCCGCAGCATACGGAATAAAAGGGCAGGAGGTTACCGATCGTTCGCAACTCGATGGCGCCATTCGTTCAATGCTGGAATATAAAGGTCCTTATTTGCTTAATGTTTCGGTAGAAGAAAAGGGAATGGTTTTCCCGATGACGCCAGCAGGAACATGTGTTACGAATATCATGTTGAACACAAACGAAAAATACGGATAAAATGGAACAGACTTTATATACGGTAACAGTATATTCGGAGAATCAGGTAGGGTTACTGAATCAGATATCGATTATTTTTACCCGTCGTCGCTTAAATATAGAATCGCTTTCGGTTTCGGCTTCGGCTATCGAAGGAATTCATAAATTTACGATTACCACGATAAGCGATGAAGATATGATCTCCAAGGTGGTAAAACAGATTGAAAAACGTATCGATGTATTAAAAGCTTTTTTTTATACCGACGATGAGATTGTTTATCAGGAAGTGGCGCTTTATAAAGTCGCGACCGAAAAATTACTCGACGACAGCAGTATCGAAGAATTGGTACGCAGGCATAATGCTCGAATTCTCGAGGTAAATCGAACCTATACGGTCATCGAGAAATCGGGACATACCGAAGAAACGCAGCAGTTATTCGAAGAGTTGAGTAAATATGGTGTAATGCAATTCGTTCGTTCGGGGCGGGTAGCGATTACTAAATCTACGGTAGAACATGTGAGTATTTTCCTTGAGGAACAGGAAGATCGTCGTTGCCGGTTATTGGTTTGATGGTTTTAAATATATACGGATATGTGTGGAAATGATGACAAAGTTGCAATGTTCAGATACTCGGTCGAACCGGCTGAGGGAAATGCTCAGGGAGAGTTGCCTCTGACTATTTTGGTGAAACGTATCCTTGAAACGGCTACCTTTCATGCAGAAAAATGGTCGGTAGGATATAGCTCTTTGATAAAGAGTCGTTTGACTTGGGTTTTAGCACGTTTGGCCGTCGAGATGCGGCGATATCCGAAAATAAATGAAGATTATGTAATCGAGACTTGGGTAGAAAGTTATAATAAACATTTCTCAGCCCGTAATTTCCGGTTTAGTTCTCCGCGGGGAGAAATTTATGGCTATGCGAGAACAATTTGGTCGGTCATCGATATCGATACGCGCATATCGGTAGATCTGAGTACTCTCGATTGTTTTTCAGACAGGGTTTCCGGTGTAGAATGCCCTATCGATCGACAATCGAAATTGAAGCCTGTGGAAGGCGAACCTTTGGTTTCATATCCGGTACGTTACAGTGATATCGACCTGAACCGTCATGTGAACAGTGTAAAATATATAGAACATATGCTCGATACTTTTTCATTGCAGCAGTATGATGAAAATATGATCGGTCGGTTCGAAATAAATTATATGAGTGAAATAAGGTACGGGATGTGGTTTGTATTCTATCGCAGGGAATTTGATAATTCCTGTTTCGAACTCGAATTGAAAAACCGGAACCATGAAGGAATATGCAGGGGAAAGGTTTGGTTTGTTCCCCGCGAAAAGAAAGAGAGAAATTAATGTTTTATTTTTTAATATAATAACAATCAAAATGGCAATTATGAATTTTGGCGGTGTTGACGAAAATGTAGTAACCCGCGAGGAATTTCCTTTGGAAAAAGCAAGAGAAGTATTAAAGGACGAAACTATCGCTGTGATCGGTTATGGCGTACAAGGCCCCGGTCAGAGCCTCAACCTGCGAGACAACGGTTTTAATGTAATCGTAGGACAGCGTAAAGATTCGAAGACCTGGAATAAGGCGATTGCCGACGGATGGGTTCCTGGAGAAACTTTGTTCGAGATAGAGGAAGCTTGCGAGAGAGCGACTATTATACAATATTTGTTGTCCGATGCTGCGCAGATTGCAGTTTGGCCCAAAGTGAAAAAACACCTGACGAGCGGTAAGGCCTTGTATTTTTCTCATGGTTTTGCGATTACTTATAAAGACCGTACAGGTATAGTTCCTCCAGCCGATGTAGATGTTATTATGGTTGCTCCTAAAGGATCGGGAACGAGTTTGCGCCGTATGTTTTTGCAGGGACGCGGGTTGAATTCGAGCTATGCGATTTTCCAGGATGCTACCGGTCGGGCAAAAGAGAGGGTAATTGCATTGGGAATCGGTGTCGGTTCCGGATATCTTTTCGAAACTACTTTTAAAAGAGAAGTTTATTCTGATCTTACTGGTGAGAGAGGTACATTGATGGGAGCTATTCAGGGAATTTTCGCTGCTCAGTACGATGTGTTGCGTGCCAATGGACATACTCCCTCGGAGGCATTTAACGAAACAATTGAAGAACTTACACAATCTCTTATGCCTCTTATTGCAGAAAATGGAATGGATTGGATGTATGCTAATTGTTCTACGACTGCCCAACGGGGTGCGCTCGACTGGTGGAAGAAATTCAGGGATGCGTCTAAGCCTGTTTTCGAGGAATTATATAAGGAAGTTGCAAAAGGAAATGAGGCTCAGCGGTCGATCGATACTAACAGTAAACCCGATTACCGAAAAGGATTGGAAGCTGAATTGAAAGAACTCCGTGACAGTGAAATGTGGAAAGCGGGAGAAACTGTGCGCAAGTTGCGCCCCGAAAATAACTGATCATCATTTTGCCGATTTTATTGTCGGTAGAGTAATATATAATGTTTTTAACAACGCCCTATCAACTACGATAGGGCGTTGTTATTGAATAAAAAATAAAAGCCGCCCATATCAGGCAGCTTTTATATCCTTTACAGAGGCCTTCTCACGAAGACGAAAAGTTCCTTAAATATATTGCTATAAAATTTTCAAGGTCTGCTATATAGGCGTGGATTTGATCAGGAACTTTTATTTATACTTTTACTCTGTAATAAAAACCTTTATATACAAACAAAAATAGAGTATATCTATGAAAGATAAAAGGCCTATTTTAAAGAAAAAATGTTCTGATTGTCGTTTTTTCCATCATAAAAAGTGCAAGATTTTTCTTGCGCTTTTTATGATGGAATTAATGAGCATTTTACATCTGGCTGTAATCTTTCGCGAGTCCGCCTTCTCCGGTTTCTTTATAAAGTGAAGGCAGGTCATGTCCGGTTTGTTTCATAACTTCCACTACTTTATCGAATGATACTCTGTGTATTCCATCGGTAAAAGAGGAGTAAATATTGGCGTCGAGTGCCCTTGCGGCAGCGTAAGCGTTTCTTTCGATGCAAGGGATTTGTACCAGCCCGCATACCGGATCACAGGTCATTCCCAGGTGGTGTTCAAGCCCCATTTCGGCAGAATATTCTATCTGCGCAGGGCTGCCTCCGAATAATTGGGTCGCTGCCGCAGCTGCCATCGCACAAGCAACACCTACTTCCCCTTGGCAGCCTACTTCGGCACCCGAAATGGAAGCATTGGTTTTTACGATGTTTCCGATAAGACCGGCTGTTGCCAAGGCTCGTAAAATGCGGGTATCACTGAAATCTCTCGTTTTTTGTAGATGAAAAAGAACTGCAGGTAAAACTCCGCACGAACCGCAAGTCGGTGCCGTCACGATTTTTCCACCCGAAGCATTTTCTTCACTTACCGCTAACGCATAAGAGAAAACGAGTCCTCTCGATTGAAGGGATTGTTTATAACCTGTTGCCCGGATGTAATAGCTCGAGGCTTTTCTTCTCAGGTTCAATGGTCCGGGAAGAACTCCCTCGGCATCGAGTCCGCGTTGAATGCAATCTTTCATTACCTTCCATACTTCGGCAAGATAATCCCATAAATCTTCATCTTCGCATTCCTTTACATATTCCCAGTAATTTTTTCCGCTTTTTTCACACCAGTGTAAAATATCGCTCATTTTATGCATTTCATAAATAGAGAGCGATGAGGAAGTATTCAGCGGTTTCCCTTCTTCGGCTAATGCTCCGCCTCCTATACTGTAAACCGTCCATCTTTCATTTTCTTTTCCGGTAGTATCGTAAGAGATAAATGTCATGGCGTTGGGATGGAACGGCAGAAATTCTTTCGGACGCCATTCTATCTCGACGGGAGCATAAGGTTCAAGGACGTTCAATATCGCACGATCGGTAAGGTGTCCTTTTCCGGTAGCGGCAAGGCTACCGTATAAAATAACTTTAAAGGATGAACTTCCGGGGTGTTTTTGTTGAAATATCTCGGCGGCTTTTCTGGGTCCCATCGTGTGGCTACTCGAAGGTCCGTATCCGATGCGGTATAGTTCTTTAATCGAGTTCATTGTGTGTTAAGCGTAATTGTGAATAAATACGTTTATTTAATTGCGACAAATGTACGTAAATGTTATATATCTCGGGCTTAAATATCGAATAATATTTATCTCTGTTGAAGGCCGGAAAGTGAAAATTTAAGGATATTGCCTGTCGTGAATAATATTTTTACTATTTTTACACTATAAAATAGAAAAGAACGATTTTATTGAATAGCTGATTCTTACATACAATCCAGATGGTACGGATAGTCGTATGTTTATAATAACAGGGGAATTAATCTTGTCGTTAAATTTCTGAATGGTAGCTGAATATCCGGTGTGAAGGATAATCGTATTAATACTTAATTTGCGTAGTGTTTTTTTAATTAATGGTATTGTGCTCATAATGAGATTTTATAAAATAATATTAAAAGTAGATGGTATCGTATCCTTAAAAGTGTATGCTTTATTAGTATGTTTTATATATAGTGGTATGCCGGTTTCGGCCGGTATAGAAAAAGAAATTGTTTTTCAGCAGCTTTCACTGAATGAGGGTCTTTCTCAAAGTTCTGTATTTAATATTCTTCAAGATAAGAAAGGATACATGTGGTTTGCTACCGGAGATGGTCTTAACCGGTACGATGGTTATAAATTTACGGTTTATCGGCATAACAAAGCCGATTCTACAAGTATCGAAAATAGTAATATCCGGGCACTATATCTCGATTCGAAAGATCGTGTATGGATCGGTACGCAGGGAGGATTATCGATGTATGACCATTGTAAAGCCCGTTTTGTGAATTATCCTTGGAAAAATACGGGTTTTAAAAAACAACTGATTTACAGTATTTGTGAATGTGGAGAAAATCAATTTTTACTGGCTACCGATCGGGGCCTTTTTCGTTTTTCAGATAAAGAAGGATATGAACTTACGTCTTTTCCCGAAAAAAGGGTTTCGTTGGTATTCAGTTTCAGAAACAGAATATTGGTAGGGGGAGAAGGTGGTTTATTTTATTATGATATACTCGGCGATTCGTTTGAGGTTGTAGATAAATCACTCAGGAATAAGCCTGTTATGACGATTCTTCCCTATAACCGTGATCCGAATAAAATATGGATCGGTACCGAAGGGAAGGGCTTGTATCTTTATGATATGGCATATCATGTGCTTGTTTCTTATAAACACCGGCCTGCAGATCCGGAAAGTATATCTTCCGATTTTATCCGGTCATTATCTTATGACGGAAATCATCGGTTATGGGTAGGGACATTTGTGGGACTAAATATTCTGAAAGGAGATGAGAAAGGATTTTATCATTTGTTCAATACCGTTTACGGTGCGAACGAATTGAGCCAAAATTCTATCCGTGCGATATATACAGATACACAAGGTGGGATGTGGTGTGGTACCTATCTCGGGGGATTGAATTATTATCATCCTTTGAAAAATCAGTTCGAGCATTTAAAATATGTGCGTTACGCTAATTCTCTCAATGATAATGTAGTAAGTGCTATGCTCGCCGAATCATCGTATGTGTGGATCGGTACAAACGATAATGGACTGAATCGGTATGATCCTGAAAATGATCGATTTGTTTATTATAAACACGAAGAAAACGATCCGGAAAGTATTTCGGGGAATAATATTAAAGCCTTGTTGAGGTTATCTGACGGTACATTGGCTATAGGAACTCATGATGGCGGTCTGTGTTTTATGAGAGAAAAAGCAGGGCGATTCAGTAGGTTACATATCTCTTCAGATCCTGTGTCGGATAATGGAGTATATTCTCTGTTGCAAGATGAAAACGATATATTATGGATAGGAACTTTAAACGGACTGTATCTGTACGATTTCAAAGAAAAGAAATTCCGTCCGTTTACTGTATCGACAGGAGCTGACAGATTAAAAGACAGGCAGATACTGGAGTTGTATTCCGATAGTAGAAAACGTATTTGGATGGGTACCGATAACGGGTTGTATATATATGATAGAACTCGAAACGAGATTCTGGATGCCGAACCGCAGAAAGCAAATGATAAGCAGATCTGTTGTATTTTCGAAGATAATAAACAGAATATTTGGGTAGGTTCTCGGTCTGGACTTTTTATATATGATCAGGATGCCGGTCGGTTGAATGATATAGGCAGTCGTTATAATATTCCCGATTATATGATATACGGTATTCTTCAGGATAGTTTCAACCGGTTATGGATGAGTACGAATAGCGGCTTGATATGTTTGAATACAGAAAGCGGTAGCTGGCGCGTGTATACCGAATCGGACGGAATACAGAGTAATCAGTTCAACATGTATGCTTATTGTAAAAGTTCAGATGGAAAAATGTATTTTGGAGGAATAAACGGGATAACTCTTTTTTATCCCGAAAGACTGATTGATAATCCTTATACTCCGGCGGCCATTATCGACAAATTTTCTGTTTTTAATAAAACTATACGTCCCGGAGATGGAAGCGGTATTTTAGAAAAAAGTATCGATGAAACACATATTGTTACCCTGACATCTTCTCAAACTGTGTTCGGTCTTGAGTTTATTGTACCGAACTATTTATCGGGAAAAAAGAACATGTTTTCTTATAAGCTTGAGGGATTTGATAATCAATGGTATGATACACCGAAGAACAGCGTTAGTTATTCCAATCTCGATCCGGGACGGTATATATTTAAAGTAAGGGCGGCAAATAACGACGGCAAATGGAGTGAGAAAGAGACTGATCTTGTGATTGTGATATTGCCTTATTGGTGGAAAACATGGTGGGCGACAACTCTTTTTATATTGTTAGGAGGAATCTTGATATTTTACGGAATACGCTTTTATACGTCACGTCAGATTATAAAGAAAGAGCTGGAATTGCAAAGAAAAGAGAAAGAACGTACAGAAGAGCTTAGCCAGATGAAAATACGTTTTTTCATTAATATTTCACATGAATTTCGTACTCCATTGACCCTTATTTTGTCTCCTGTCTATGAAATTCTCGAAAGAGGAGTGAGCGATCGATGGTTAAAAAAGCAGTTGTTGCTTATTCAACATAATTCCAATCGAATGTTGCGTCTTATTAATCAGGTTCTCGATTATCGACGTATAGAAATGGGTGCAATGAAGCTTCGCGTACGTCAGCAGAAAATACGTCCGGTTGTTGAGGAAATATTCGATATGTTCGTCCAAGCGGCTTCGAATAAAAAAATAGAATATTGTTTCGATTGCGATATATGTGAAGAGAAAGTTTTCTTTGATGAAAATTATATAGAAAGAATATTGACCAATTTAATCTTCAATGCGTTGAAATATACTCCCGAATATGGGATTATTACGGTACAATTGAGTATAAAAGGAAAATCGGTAATTATTTCGGTAAAAGATACGGGATGTGGTATTCCAGAAGATAAACAGGCTCGTATTTTCGAAAGATTTTATCAGGTAGAGGAGAACAGCGAAGGGACCGGGATCGGACTTTCATTTGTAAAACGCCTGGTAGCACAACATCATGGGGAAATACACTTGAATAGCATTTTAGGCGAAGGGTCGGTTTTTACAGTGACTTTACCGGGTGATGAACAGGATTATTCTGATAATGAGCGGATAACGGGCATTTCGGTTGTTTCGAAAATGAAGAGTACGGAAAATGAGCTTATCGATGTAACGGAATTTGTCGAAGAAGATCATCCGTTTTCGGAATTACGTCTTGCCGATGTTAATGATACCTATACTCTGTTACTTGCTGAAGATGATATAGAAGTGAGGAAATACTTATATGAAAATTTTTCGGCGTTTTATCGGGTCTTTCAGGCTGAAAATGGAGAGAGAGCCTGGGAAATATTGAATAGCGGGGAAAAAATCGATTTTATTATCTCAGATGTAATGATGCCCGTAAAAGATGGAATCAAGTTTTGCAAACAGGTAAAACAGAATATTTATTTTTGTCATATTCCACTTATTTTATTAACTGCAAAAACGACTGTCGGAGAACAATTGGCCGGTCTTAGCATCGGTGCGGATGATTATATCAGTAAACCATTCGTTTTCTCGGTTCTACATACAAAAATGCAGAATATTCTCAGGGGCCGTCAGCGTGCGATTCGAAATTATGTATCCAATATGGAGGCCAGTCCCATACAGATCGTATCCGGAGGAATAGACGGTGAATTGTTGAATAAAGCGGTAGATATTGTCGAGCGAAATCTT belongs to Coprobacter tertius and includes:
- a CDS encoding hybrid sensor histidine kinase/response regulator transcription factor, whose product is MRFYKIILKVDGIVSLKVYALLVCFIYSGMPVSAGIEKEIVFQQLSLNEGLSQSSVFNILQDKKGYMWFATGDGLNRYDGYKFTVYRHNKADSTSIENSNIRALYLDSKDRVWIGTQGGLSMYDHCKARFVNYPWKNTGFKKQLIYSICECGENQFLLATDRGLFRFSDKEGYELTSFPEKRVSLVFSFRNRILVGGEGGLFYYDILGDSFEVVDKSLRNKPVMTILPYNRDPNKIWIGTEGKGLYLYDMAYHVLVSYKHRPADPESISSDFIRSLSYDGNHRLWVGTFVGLNILKGDEKGFYHLFNTVYGANELSQNSIRAIYTDTQGGMWCGTYLGGLNYYHPLKNQFEHLKYVRYANSLNDNVVSAMLAESSYVWIGTNDNGLNRYDPENDRFVYYKHEENDPESISGNNIKALLRLSDGTLAIGTHDGGLCFMREKAGRFSRLHISSDPVSDNGVYSLLQDENDILWIGTLNGLYLYDFKEKKFRPFTVSTGADRLKDRQILELYSDSRKRIWMGTDNGLYIYDRTRNEILDAEPQKANDKQICCIFEDNKQNIWVGSRSGLFIYDQDAGRLNDIGSRYNIPDYMIYGILQDSFNRLWMSTNSGLICLNTESGSWRVYTESDGIQSNQFNMYAYCKSSDGKMYFGGINGITLFYPERLIDNPYTPAAIIDKFSVFNKTIRPGDGSGILEKSIDETHIVTLTSSQTVFGLEFIVPNYLSGKKNMFSYKLEGFDNQWYDTPKNSVSYSNLDPGRYIFKVRAANNDGKWSEKETDLVIVILPYWWKTWWATTLFILLGGILIFYGIRFYTSRQIIKKELELQRKEKERTEELSQMKIRFFINISHEFRTPLTLILSPVYEILERGVSDRWLKKQLLLIQHNSNRMLRLINQVLDYRRIEMGAMKLRVRQQKIRPVVEEIFDMFVQAASNKKIEYCFDCDICEEKVFFDENYIERILTNLIFNALKYTPEYGIITVQLSIKGKSVIISVKDTGCGIPEDKQARIFERFYQVEENSEGTGIGLSFVKRLVAQHHGEIHLNSILGEGSVFTVTLPGDEQDYSDNERITGISVVSKMKSTENELIDVTEFVEEDHPFSELRLADVNDTYTLLLAEDDIEVRKYLYENFSAFYRVFQAENGERAWEILNSGEKIDFIISDVMMPVKDGIKFCKQVKQNIYFCHIPLILLTAKTTVGEQLAGLSIGADDYISKPFVFSVLHTKMQNILRGRQRAIRNYVSNMEASPIQIVSGGIDGELLNKAVDIVERNLENPEFTAEEFSREMGMSRSNLHLKLKALTGESAVEFIRRIRFGHACRMLKEGRYNVSEISAMVGFTPSYFTTSFKKYMGCSPSEYVKKFRV